From Nycticebus coucang isolate mNycCou1 chromosome 6, mNycCou1.pri, whole genome shotgun sequence, the proteins below share one genomic window:
- the C6H15orf48 gene encoding normal mucosa of esophagus-specific gene 1 protein codes for MGVFQLLMKKKELIPLAAFMTIAAVGASSFALYSLGKSDVIIDRKRNPEPWENVDPSVPQKLVTINQQWKPIEELQKVRRATK; via the exons ATGGGCGTTTTCCAACTGCtgatgaaaaagaaggaa CTTATTCCTTTGGCGGCGTTCATGACTATTGCTGCAGTTGGAGCCTCGTCTTTTGCTTTATATTCCCTCGGGAAATCCGACGTGAT tatTGATCGaaaaagaaatccagaacctTGGGAAAATGTGGATCCTAGTGTACCACAAAAG cttgTAACGATCAACCAACAATGGAAGCCTATTGAGGAGTTGCAGAAGGTCCGAAGAGCAACCAAATGA